Below is a window of Streptomyces sp. NBC_01429 DNA.
CGGCGTCTCCAGAGAGAGTCCGTCCGCGCGCAGGAACTCCAGCGTCAGCGCCGACTCGGTCTCGTTGGGGATCATCGCCTTGACTTGCGGCGGCAGGCTGTCGGCCATCGCCCATTGCGTGTACCCGAGATAGCTGGCGCCGACGAGCACGATGGAGTCGCCGAACCAGGGCTGCTCCACCACCCACTCCAGGGTGGCCAGGCCGTCCGTACGCTCGTGCCGGAACGGGTCGAATTCCCCGCCGGAGCCGAATGTGCCGCGGACGCTCTGGATCAGCACCTGGAACCCGCGCTCGGCCAGCGGCCTGGCCATGCCCGTACCGATCAGGCCCGCCCTGCCGTACGGGCTGCGGAGCAGGGCCGTCGGCAGCGACGCGCCACCGGTCCGCGGCGCCCAGCGGTCGGCCAGCAGTTCGACGCCGTCGGGCATGGGGACACGAAGATCGTGCTGGACGGTCACATCCCGGGTGACCGGGGTGTCCAGTCCGATCCCGCGCTGGAGGAGACGGCTCATCAATGTCATCGGAGGTGCTCCTTTTCCCGGGTGACGACCGACAGCATCCGCATCAGCCGGTCGGTGAAGTCCTCCACGTCGAGGGGTTCAGCTCCCTCGATCACCCAGGTGTTGATGACCGCGGCCCACCCCCCGGTCACGAAGGCCGTGCAGTCGGCGAGCAGTTCCGGTGCGGCCCCCGTACCGGCCATCCGCCGCACGAGGCCCTGGTTGAACGGGCTGAGCAGGCCGCTCAACGCCACGTTCAGTCCGTACGCGCACGGGCCGGTGAACATCGCACGGTAGAAGGGCCGGTGCGCGGCGAAATGCCGGGCGGCGGCCAGCGCGCGGTCCGGTTCGGGCAGTGTGCCCGGCGTCGTCGTGATCGCCGGCACCAGCTCTCTTCCGGCGAGGTCGAGCGCGGCTTCCAGCAGCAGGGTGTCGCGGTCGCCGAACTGCTGGTACACGAGCTGCCTGCTGACATCGGCGGCCTCGGCGAGATCGGAGATCGTGATGTTGGTCGTACCGCGCTCGGACACCAGCGCGACCGCGGCACGCATCAGCGCCGACCGTGAGCGCCGGACTCTGCGGTCGGTCGGTGGCTCGGTTACTTTCATGCCCGAGGATGACACATGTCAAGAAAATGACGAGTGTCATGCCGCTGACGGTTCACCGACGAACGGTTCACTGATGGACAGTTCGCCGATGGACCGTTCGCCGATGGACCGTTCAGCGCTTGACGGTTCAGCGTACGGTCAGCCCTCCGTCGACGCTCAGGACGGTGCCCGTGGTCCACCGGGCCCGGGAGGAGGCGAGGTAGGCCGCGGCCTCCGCTATGTCCTCGGGGGTGCCTATCCGTCCCAACGGGTAGGCGGCCCGCACGTGTTGGTCGTGGATGTCTCGCTGCTCGGGGGGCTCATCGGGCCGAGGTGGGCGTGTCCGTAGGTGGGGGTGCGTACGGCCCCGGGGCGATGGCGTTGACGCGTACGCCGGAGGGGCTCAGTTCGCTGGCGAGGGCCCGGGTCATGGCGTTGACGGCGCCGCGGGTGGCGGAGTAAAAGCGGACAGCTATTGTCCACTTGCCTCAAGGTACGGATATGGACAAGGTCTGTCCACTTCCGGGTGGGGTGAGGGTCCGGTTGCTCATCTCTCGGCGCGGCGCGCCAGGCCGTCCAGGATGAGGGCCATGCCCGCCTCGAACGCCGACTCGTGATCGATCGTCGGGACGGTCATCGGGGCAGCCGTCGGGGCGGTCGTGTCGTCCGCACTGCCGACGGTGCCGGTGTCCGCCCGTCCCTCCGTCTGCCCCTCCGCCTGCTCCTCCAGGGCGCTGCCCACCGTGAAGCGGCTGGCGGTCAGCATCGCCATCTGGGCGTCCCGCTCGGGCAGTCCGGATGCCAGCAGGAAGTCCATCTTGCGGGCGACCCGGCCGAGGTCCACGACCACCAGCGGATCGGGCCAGGATCT
It encodes the following:
- a CDS encoding TetR/AcrR family transcriptional regulator: MRAAVALVSERGTTNITISDLAEAADVSRQLVYQQFGDRDTLLLEAALDLAGRELVPAITTTPGTLPEPDRALAAARHFAAHRPFYRAMFTGPCAYGLNVALSGLLSPFNQGLVRRMAGTGAAPELLADCTAFVTGGWAAVINTWVIEGAEPLDVEDFTDRLMRMLSVVTREKEHLR
- a CDS encoding TetR/AcrR family transcriptional regulator C-terminal domain-containing protein; protein product: MRSGARSWPDPLVVVDLGRVARKMDFLLASGLPERDAQMAMLTASRFTVGSALEEQAEGQTEGRADTGTVGSADDTTAPTAAPMTVPTIDHESAFEAGMALILDGLARRAER